One window of Candidatus Regiella endosymbiont of Tuberolachnus salignus genomic DNA carries:
- a CDS encoding CDP-glycerol glycerophosphotransferase family protein has product MNFELRQRPMNVDRLRDSASTRSQRRLNFKGEGYNIIQGLKAISGAIGFNNLPKDQRQITFYSEGKSYWLHLENLLVATLERTDKSVCYLSSSLDDPGLMIKHPQLKTFFIGMGFVRDYVFQTIETPIMVMTMPDLNNFQVKRSRHNVHYVYVPHSLVSLHMIYRHGAFDHYDTICCAGPHHIQEIRAIEKKYNLPEKNLVALGYSRLDSLIEQAKKYPQSESENQCQHKKILIAPSWGSKGLIESGLGHRLVNELIALGHEVILRPHPQTIKFASNQVKKIVNLHEKNPHFTFESCVAGQESLHQSDIMVSDWSGAALEFAFALNRPVIFCDIPQKVNNPQYQDINLEPLEFSIRKTIGMIWDGQSPVAEIIELCEQKNKNVLHELSNQYVFNQGHADEVFTQFLGTV; this is encoded by the coding sequence ATGAATTTCGAGTTACGGCAGAGACCGATGAACGTAGATAGACTACGTGATTCGGCAAGCACCCGCAGCCAACGCCGCCTTAACTTTAAAGGCGAAGGGTATAATATCATACAGGGTCTAAAGGCAATCTCAGGTGCTATTGGCTTTAATAACTTACCCAAAGATCAACGCCAAATCACTTTTTACAGTGAAGGTAAAAGCTATTGGCTCCATCTCGAAAACCTACTGGTTGCAACTCTGGAGCGAACAGATAAATCAGTTTGTTATCTCAGCTCCTCTCTTGATGACCCGGGTCTGATGATAAAGCATCCACAATTAAAAACCTTTTTTATCGGTATGGGTTTTGTTCGTGATTATGTATTCCAAACCATTGAAACCCCTATTATGGTCATGACAATGCCAGACCTGAACAATTTTCAGGTTAAACGTTCACGGCATAATGTGCATTATGTCTATGTTCCACATTCACTGGTCAGCCTTCATATGATTTACCGTCATGGTGCTTTTGACCATTACGATACAATCTGTTGCGCTGGCCCTCATCATATACAAGAAATTCGAGCCATTGAAAAAAAGTATAATTTGCCCGAAAAAAACCTAGTAGCGCTCGGTTATTCGCGGTTAGACAGCTTAATCGAACAGGCAAAAAAATATCCACAATCTGAGAGTGAAAACCAATGCCAACATAAAAAGATTTTAATTGCCCCTTCATGGGGGTCTAAGGGATTAATTGAGTCTGGCCTAGGTCATCGCTTAGTGAATGAGCTTATAGCGCTTGGCCACGAGGTGATTTTGCGTCCGCACCCGCAAACCATTAAATTTGCGTCAAATCAGGTGAAAAAGATTGTTAACCTACACGAAAAAAATCCGCATTTTACTTTTGAAAGCTGCGTTGCAGGACAAGAGAGTTTACATCAATCGGATATTATGGTGAGTGACTGGTCTGGTGCAGCACTGGAGTTTGCTTTTGCACTAAATAGACCAGTGATTTTTTGCGATATTCCCCAAAAGGTTAATAACCCCCAGTATCAAGACATAAACCTTGAGCCACTTGAGTTCTCAATTCGAAAAACAATTGGAATGATATGGGATGGGCAATCTCCGGTCGCCGAAATCATTGAGCTTTGCGAACAAAAAAACAAAAATGTTCTGCATGAACTAAGCAATCAGTATGTTTTTAATCAGGGGCACGCTGATGAAGTTTTTACCCAATTTTTAGGGACGGTATAA
- a CDS encoding phosphocholine cytidylyltransferase family protein: MTCCLILAAGEGSRLRPLTNDRPKGLVSLLGKPLVSRQIDILRASGVEDIAIATGYKAEKFDAFGCPTYHNAFFNSTNMVESLFAARPFLEQAQDDLLISYGDILYERNNLETVLQTHGDIVVMVDDGWLDLWSARNEDPLKDAETLKYDANGHILELGKKAQSLNHIEGQYTGLIKIAHNKIDDFISFYDQLDQAAQYDGRSFKQMYMTSLLQLLIDAGWKVKPARVNHGWLEVDTVEDLQLYESLSTEGKLDALWRPHEYTQ; the protein is encoded by the coding sequence ATGACATGTTGCCTAATTCTAGCGGCTGGGGAGGGATCACGCTTACGACCTTTAACAAACGATCGTCCAAAGGGGCTGGTTTCTTTATTGGGTAAACCTCTCGTCTCTCGCCAGATTGATATTTTGAGAGCGTCAGGCGTTGAAGATATCGCCATTGCGACTGGCTATAAAGCTGAAAAATTCGATGCCTTTGGCTGTCCTACTTATCATAATGCGTTTTTCAATAGCACCAATATGGTAGAAAGCCTGTTTGCCGCACGCCCATTTCTTGAACAAGCTCAAGACGATTTACTCATCTCTTATGGAGATATCCTGTATGAGAGAAATAATTTGGAAACCGTATTGCAAACTCATGGAGACATCGTTGTCATGGTGGATGATGGCTGGCTTGATCTATGGTCAGCACGCAATGAAGACCCGCTAAAAGATGCTGAAACACTTAAATACGATGCGAATGGTCACATTCTGGAATTGGGTAAAAAGGCACAATCTCTTAACCATATTGAAGGACAATATACTGGCCTGATTAAGATCGCTCATAATAAAATTGATGATTTTATTTCTTTTTATGATCAGCTCGATCAAGCGGCTCAGTATGATGGGCGTTCATTTAAACAAATGTATATGACAAGCTTGTTGCAGCTTTTGATTGATGCTGGCTGGAAGGTAAAGCCAGCCCGCGTTAATCATGGGTGGCTAGAAGTTGATACCGTTGAAGATTTGCAGCTTTATGAGTCATTGTCAACAGAAGGAAAGCTTGATGCCTTATGGAGACCTCATGAATATACTCAATGA
- a CDS encoding gamma-glutamyl-gamma-aminobutyrate hydrolase family protein (Members of this family of hydrolases with an active site Cys residue belong to MEROPS family C26.), with the protein MTAIKGGLSMFKKRIGITQRVMKHPRYNEVMDCLDNNWAKLLTSMDILPIPLPLMSPDFTLEIWKELKLDGLILSGGNTLADFADETNTPANLSPERDAYEKALLNAAISTQIPVLGVCRGLQLINVYFGGQLVKIKGHAGTRHRLIAEDNNASFLFPSEVNSFHDYAVPAEGLGKDLIALAYDAEGNLEAFCHTHHKILAIMWHPEREIPPLQRDCQLIKGHFGI; encoded by the coding sequence TTGACTGCCATAAAGGGCGGTTTGAGTATGTTTAAAAAGCGTATTGGCATAACTCAAAGAGTAATGAAGCATCCGCGCTATAACGAGGTGATGGATTGCCTTGATAATAACTGGGCAAAGCTTTTGACTTCTATGGACATTCTACCCATACCTCTCCCTTTGATGTCCCCTGATTTTACACTCGAGATATGGAAAGAACTTAAACTTGACGGCCTGATCTTAAGTGGTGGTAACACTCTCGCTGATTTTGCAGATGAAACCAACACGCCAGCGAATCTTAGTCCAGAACGAGATGCCTATGAAAAGGCCTTATTGAATGCGGCGATATCAACTCAAATCCCTGTATTAGGCGTATGCCGTGGATTACAGTTGATCAATGTTTATTTTGGTGGACAACTTGTTAAAATCAAAGGTCATGCAGGAACGAGGCATCGTTTGATTGCTGAAGATAATAACGCGTCTTTTCTATTTCCTTCTGAGGTGAACAGCTTTCACGATTACGCTGTACCTGCTGAGGGCTTGGGAAAAGATCTTATCGCTCTTGCTTATGACGCTGAAGGTAACCTTGAGGCTTTTTGTCATACTCATCACAAAATACTGGCTATCATGTGGCATCCTGAGCGTGAAATCCCACCCCTTCAACGTGATTGCCAACTTATCAAAGGACATTTTGGAATATGA